One window of Alosa sapidissima isolate fAloSap1 chromosome 21, fAloSap1.pri, whole genome shotgun sequence genomic DNA carries:
- the tspan13b gene encoding tetraspanin-13b, which yields MGCAGFTCSKNSLCALNILYVMVSLLMIGIAAWGKWFGLVSSFQVVGGVIAVGVFLFIVALVGLVGAMKHHQVLLFFYMIILFMVFVVQFSVSCACLAINKDQQEQLLEVGWNNTLSTQADVEKTLNCCGFLHVDYNVTCPAACFPQHSCSSCADKIQEHAGEVLQFVGGIGLFFSFTEILGVWLTYRYRNQKDPRANPSAFL from the exons ATGGGCTGCGCTGGATTCACCTGCTCAAAGAATTCCCTCTGCGCTCTCAACATCCTCTATGTT ATGGTGAGCTTGCTGATGATCGGAATCGCTGCCTGGGGGAAATGGTTTGGCCTGGTGTCTAGCTTTCAGGTGGTGGGGGGCGTCATCGCTGTCGGGGTCTTCTTGTTCATTGTTGCTCTGGTCGGTCTCGTTGGAGCCATGAAGCATCATCAAGTCCTGCTCTTCTTT TACATGATTATCCTGTTCATGGTGTTTGTGGTGCAGTTTTCTGTGTCCTGTGCTTGTCTGGCCATCAACAAAGACCAACAG GAGCAACTGCTTGAGGTGGGCTGGAACAACACTTTAAGCACTCAGGCTGATGTGGAGAAGACACTGAATTGCTGCGGCTTTCTTCACGTTGACTACAACGTCACCTGTCCTGCA GCCTGTTTCCCTCAGCATTCTTGCTCCTCATGCGCTGATAAGATCCAAGAACACGCAGGAGAGGTGCTGCAGTTTGTAGGTGGAATTGGCCTTTTCTTCAGCTTCACTgag ATCCTCGGGGTGTGGCTCACGTATAGGTACAGGAATCAGAAGGACCCGAGGGCCAATCCCAGTGCCTTCCTGTAG
- the agr2 gene encoding anterior gradient protein 2 homolog — translation MAKVLLSVLLVLVAVSSSLAKPEKVTKKEKRIPQTLSRGWGDQLIWAQTYEEALFWARSRNKPLMVIFHLEDCPHSQALKKVFAENKEIQKIADDDYILLNLVYETTDKHLSPDGQYVPRIVFVDPSMTVRADITGRYANRMYAYEPSDIKLLLENMQKAKKFLKTEL, via the exons ATGGCTAAGGTACTATTGTCGGTCTTACTGGTCCTGGTGGCCGTGTCCTCTTCCCTGGCTAAACCAGAGAAGGTCacgaagaaagagaagaggattCCTCAGACTCTCTCCAGAG gatGGGGTGATCAGTTGATCTGGGCCCAGACATATGAAGAAGCCTTGTTCTGGGCTAGATCCAG GAACAAGCCCCTCATGGTCATCTTTCACCTGGAGGACTGCCCCCACAGCCAGG CTTTGAAGAAGGTCTTTGCAGAGAATAAGGAGATTCAGAAGATAGCCGATGATGACTACATTCTCCTCAACCTTGTG tatgaaaCCACTGACAAGCATCTTTCACCTGATGGTCAGTACGTGCCCAGGATCGTTTTTGTTG ATCCATCCATGACTGTGCGTGCTGACATCACTGGGCGCTATGCCAACCGCATGTACGCCTATGAGCCATCTGACATCAAACTCC TGTTGGAGAACATGCAGAAGGCCAAGAAATTCCTGAAGACAGAGCTGTAA